A window from Streptomyces sp. NBC_00271 encodes these proteins:
- a CDS encoding ABC transporter ATP-binding protein, which translates to MGVEICVEGLTKSFGHQVIWQDVSLTLPAGEVSVMLGPSGTGKSVFLKTLVGLLKPDRGSVKVAGRDITKLREHELYEVRKLFGVLFQDGALFGSMSLYDNIAFPLREHTRKSESQIRRIVLEKMDMVGLIGSEGKLPGEISGGMRKRAGLARALVLDPEIILFDEPDSGLDPVRVAYLNQLIVDLNAQINATFLIVTHDIASARQVPDNIGLLFRRELVMFGPREELLTSDEPVVRQFLNGRMQGPIGMAEEKDAAQVEQELARLGDADRKPRHVGNDMTPRLMPGPGIARPPRWEAIARREAELHRKAVTSA; encoded by the coding sequence ATGGGTGTCGAGATCTGTGTGGAAGGGCTGACCAAGTCCTTCGGTCACCAGGTCATCTGGCAGGACGTCTCGCTGACGCTGCCCGCCGGGGAGGTCTCGGTCATGCTCGGCCCCTCGGGCACGGGCAAGTCGGTGTTCCTCAAGACGCTCGTCGGACTGCTGAAGCCGGACCGGGGTTCCGTGAAGGTCGCGGGCCGGGACATCACCAAGCTGCGCGAGCACGAGTTGTACGAGGTGCGGAAGCTGTTCGGGGTGCTGTTCCAGGACGGCGCGCTGTTCGGCTCGATGAGCCTGTACGACAACATCGCTTTCCCGCTGCGCGAGCACACCCGCAAGTCCGAGAGCCAGATCCGGCGCATCGTGCTGGAGAAGATGGACATGGTCGGGCTGATCGGCTCGGAGGGGAAGCTGCCCGGCGAGATCTCCGGTGGGATGCGCAAACGGGCCGGGCTGGCACGAGCGCTGGTCCTCGATCCGGAGATCATCCTGTTCGACGAACCGGACTCGGGCCTTGACCCGGTGCGCGTCGCGTACCTCAACCAGCTCATCGTCGACCTCAACGCGCAGATCAACGCGACATTCCTGATCGTCACGCACGACATCGCCTCGGCCCGCCAGGTGCCGGACAACATCGGGCTGTTGTTCCGCCGTGAGCTGGTCATGTTCGGGCCCCGTGAGGAGCTGCTGACCAGCGACGAGCCCGTCGTACGGCAGTTTCTGAACGGCCGGATGCAGGGGCCGATCGGGATGGCGGAGGAGAAGGACGCCGCGCAGGTCGAACAGGAGCTGGCGCGGCTCGGCGACGCGGACCGGAAACCCCGCCACGTCGGCAACGACATGACGCCACGCCTGATGCCGGGCCCCGGCATCGCCCGTCCGCCCCGCTGGGAGGCGATCGCGAGACGCGAGGCCGAGCTGCACCGGAAGGCGGTGACCAGCGCATGA